One window of the Rosa rugosa chromosome 3, drRosRugo1.1, whole genome shotgun sequence genome contains the following:
- the LOC133740217 gene encoding uncharacterized protein LOC133740217 — protein sequence MKYNEISHFSHPQHKLKFEYTEIPFKCDGCKEVGIGSRYKCATCDFDLHMHCAIPTPSIFHPFYTKCSFQFLSRAPGDSPRYCNACEKDITGFVYHCRSCGFDLHPCCAKLPMVLDDGEVKLYLYRKVSSSCHRCGRKGRSWSYRSKCKKYNLHVACVKEMLVENWHEFLGSHGKSSTSRRLEMTRIPTLRNMLQSHHHKSRGKVKKCCEMAGLAVQFVISAVLGDPTTLIAGVIGSLMSRG from the coding sequence ATGAAATACAATGAGATATCCCACTTCAGCCACCCCCAACACAAGCTCAAGTTTGAGTACACAGAAATTCCATTCAAGTGCGATGGCTGCAAGGAAGTAGGCATAGGCTCGCGCTACAAGTGCGCCACATGCGACTTCGATCTTCACATGCACTGCGCCATACCCACTCCTTCCATCTTCCACCCTTTCTACACCAAGTGCTCCTTCCAGTTCCTCTCCCGAGCACCCGGGGACTCCCCGCGCTATTGCAATGCCTGCGAGAAGGACATAACCGGGTTCGTGTACCATTGCAGGTCCTGCGGGTTCGACCTCCACCCATGCTGTGCGAAGCTCCCCATGGTGCTGGACGATGGGGAGGTCAAGCTCTACCTGTATCGGAAAGTGAGCAGCTCCTGCCATAGGTGCGGGCGCAAAGGGCGGAGCTGGAGTTATAGGTCGAAATGCAAGAAGTACAATTTGCATGTGGCATGTGTGAAGGAAATGCTTGTGGAGAATTGGCATGAGTTTTTGGGGTCACATGGGAAGAGTAGTACTAGTAGGAGATTGGAGATGACTAGAATTCCTACCCTCAGGAATATGCTTCAGAGCCACCACCATAAGAGCAGAGGTAAAGTGAAGAAGTGTTGTGAGATGGCTGGGTTGGCCGTGCAGTTTGTGATATCGGCGGTGTTGGGTGATCCAACGACATTGATTGCTGGGGTTATTGGGTCATTGATGTCACGAGGGTGA